A genomic segment from Phragmites australis chromosome 6, lpPhrAust1.1, whole genome shotgun sequence encodes:
- the LOC133922096 gene encoding uncharacterized protein LOC133922096, which translates to MADWGPVVIATVLFVLLTPGLLFQLPAHGRIVGFGTMHTSGIAILVHAVLYFALITIFLIAIGVHIYAG; encoded by the coding sequence ATGGCGGACTGGGGCCCCGTGGTGATCGCGACGGTGCTGTTCGTGCTGCTCACGCCGGGGCTGCTGTTCCAGCTGCCGGCGCACGGCCGGATCGTGGGGTTCGGCACCATGCACACCAGCGGCATCGCCATCCTTGTCCACGCCGTCCTCTACTTCGCCCTCATCACCATCTTCCTCATCGCCATCGGCGTCCACATCTACGCAGGCTAG